A DNA window from Euzebyales bacterium contains the following coding sequences:
- a CDS encoding acyl-CoA dehydrogenase family protein has translation MPTNQQRALLQLVREVSRRQIAPRAQHQVPGDAFPAELFALLAELDLLGLPFSSDDGGLGQPTTVVCQVLAELSQAFLAVGLGTWVHLLATRIVADHASPSLRHAVLPQLIAGEWLAAHALAVPTAAPSIQLTRDGDGYVLNGALADVAHAGQADCYVLLGGLSDRAGDGGTMLLVAADAAGLDCSLSGSDATIRGAAAGPLTCRDVRVSADHRLGAEGDGGRIAADAVDLAHIGVAACAVGLARAALQAALTGVRVSGRDGSPGNGRSDVADTIADLAAAVEAADALCERAAVADDAGRPVAALAAMARIVATRTAIEVTERTARIPDVAGPAAGVVDRYRREAAALHLVDGGDNAARRALVGEVVGDLDEDDER, from the coding sequence ATGCCGACCAACCAACAGCGGGCGCTGCTGCAGCTGGTGCGTGAGGTGTCGCGCCGGCAGATCGCGCCGCGGGCGCAGCACCAGGTGCCGGGCGACGCCTTCCCCGCGGAGCTGTTCGCGTTGCTCGCCGAGCTCGACCTGCTCGGTCTGCCGTTCTCGTCCGACGACGGTGGGCTCGGTCAGCCGACGACCGTCGTCTGCCAGGTGCTGGCTGAGCTGAGCCAGGCGTTCCTCGCCGTTGGACTGGGCACGTGGGTGCACCTGCTGGCCACCCGCATCGTCGCCGACCACGCCTCCCCGTCGCTGCGTCACGCGGTCCTGCCGCAGCTGATCGCGGGAGAGTGGCTCGCGGCCCACGCGCTGGCGGTCCCGACCGCAGCGCCGTCGATCCAGCTCACCCGCGACGGCGACGGGTACGTCCTCAACGGTGCGCTGGCTGACGTCGCCCATGCAGGCCAGGCCGACTGCTACGTGCTGCTCGGTGGGCTGTCGGACCGTGCGGGCGACGGGGGAACGATGCTGCTCGTCGCGGCCGACGCCGCCGGCCTGGACTGTTCCCTGTCCGGGTCCGATGCGACCATCCGCGGCGCGGCGGCCGGTCCACTGACATGCCGTGACGTGCGCGTGTCCGCTGACCACCGTCTCGGGGCGGAGGGCGACGGCGGACGCATCGCCGCCGATGCGGTCGACCTCGCCCACATCGGTGTCGCGGCGTGCGCCGTGGGACTGGCCAGAGCCGCCCTGCAGGCGGCGTTGACCGGCGTGCGCGTCTCGGGACGCGACGGGTCGCCGGGGAACGGGCGGTCCGACGTCGCGGACACGATCGCAGACCTCGCGGCCGCGGTCGAGGCGGCCGATGCGCTGTGCGAGCGCGCCGCGGTCGCCGACGACGCCGGTCGTCCGGTCGCCGCGCTGGCGGCGATGGCCCGGATCGTGGCGACCCGGACCGCGATCGAGGTCACCGAGCGCACTGCGCGCATCCCCGACGTTGCTGGTCCGGCCGCCGGCGTCGTCGACCGCTACCGTCGCGAGGCGGCGGCACTGCACCTGGTCGACGGCGGCGACAACGCCGCTCGACGGGCGTTGGTGGGTGAGGTCGTCGGCGATCTCGACGAGGACGACGAAAGGTGA
- a CDS encoding diacylglycerol kinase family protein — translation MTRTDEPTAADRPVAPLAGGPGPARLIVNPRAGNGNVRGVLPELTAALTEGGLEFDVVQTRTIDDGAVLAREALDAGLRYLIAVGGDGTVHYVVNGMFERRAPVAADAVLGVCGAGSGSDFVRNFGLDRPVAVVARHLLTTHTMPIDVGVIEYAGVDGQRAERLFANVAEAGYGAEVVRRAEKLPRWFGRVRYLLAAWASITAISRTPAQLSVDFTTRDLELVELVVANGQFFGGGMKVAPRAIPQDGRFSVLAFTGGRSQVFMLTTQLYAGEHLPHPQIVEYQSATCGITTEEPLLVEADGEVLGTTPARFSILKRTLYLKI, via the coding sequence ATGACCCGGACCGACGAGCCCACCGCCGCCGACCGGCCGGTGGCGCCACTGGCCGGCGGTCCTGGGCCGGCGCGGCTGATAGTCAACCCGCGCGCCGGCAACGGCAACGTCCGCGGAGTCCTGCCCGAGCTGACCGCCGCCTTGACGGAGGGCGGCCTGGAGTTCGACGTCGTGCAGACCCGCACCATCGACGACGGCGCGGTGCTCGCCCGTGAGGCACTCGACGCCGGGCTGCGGTATCTGATCGCCGTCGGTGGCGACGGCACCGTCCATTACGTTGTCAACGGGATGTTCGAGCGGCGGGCGCCGGTGGCAGCCGACGCCGTACTCGGCGTGTGCGGCGCGGGCAGTGGGTCCGACTTCGTCCGCAACTTCGGCCTCGACCGTCCCGTCGCGGTTGTCGCGCGGCACCTGCTGACCACACACACGATGCCGATCGACGTCGGCGTGATCGAGTACGCGGGCGTCGACGGGCAGCGGGCGGAGCGGTTGTTCGCCAACGTCGCCGAGGCCGGCTACGGCGCCGAGGTCGTCCGGCGTGCGGAGAAGCTGCCGCGGTGGTTCGGGCGCGTGCGCTACCTGCTGGCCGCATGGGCGTCGATCACGGCGATCTCGCGAACGCCCGCACAGCTGAGCGTCGACTTCACGACGCGCGACCTCGAGCTGGTGGAACTGGTAGTGGCCAACGGGCAGTTCTTCGGCGGTGGCATGAAGGTCGCCCCGCGGGCGATCCCGCAGGACGGCAGGTTCAGCGTCCTGGCCTTCACTGGCGGCCGCAGCCAGGTGTTCATGCTCACCACGCAGCTGTATGCCGGCGAGCACCTGCCACATCCGCAGATCGTGGAGTATCAGTCGGCGACATGCGGCATCACAACAGAGGAACCGCTGCTCGTCGAGGCCGACGGTGAGGTGCTCGGGACGACGCCCGCGCGGTTCAGCATCCTCAAGCGGACCCTCTACCTGAAGATCTAG